GACTGATTTTGAAGTTGGACAGGACTTGATTGATCAAGCCTTTAAAGAGATTGATCCAGAGGTTTACCAAGCCCTAGTTAATGCCAAAGAAAACATTGAATCTTATCACAAACATCAGTTGGAGGCTGGTTTTGAGGACCAACCAAGTGAGGGTGTTATTCGTGGTCAATTGATCCGTCCTATCAATCGTGTGGGTGTTTATGTGCCTGGAGGAACTGCGGCTTATCCGTCATCAGTTCTTATGAATGTTATTCCTGCCAAAATTGCTGGGGTTAAAGAGATTATTATGATTACGCCGCCTCAAGAGCATTTTGTTCCTGCGATCCTGGTAGCTGCAAAATTGGCTGGTGTGGATAGCATTTACCAAGTTGGTGGGGCTCAAGGGGTTGCGGCCTTGGCCTTTGGTACAGAAACAATTCCAAAAGTGGACAAGATTACAGGTCCTGGTAATATTTTCGTGGCGACTGCCAAGAAACAAGTTTACGGTATTGTCGGTATTGATATGATTGCAGGGCCATCAGAAATTGGTGTCATTGCTGATAGTAGTGCCAATCCAACCTATGTGGCAGCTGACCTCTTGTCTCAAGCAGAGCACGACACACGCGCACGTGCCATTTTGGTCACAGATTCTGAAGCCTTGGCTGATGCGGTTGAAAATGAGATCGAACGTCAACTCAAGCTTTTGCCACGTGAGGCGATTGCTCGTCCATCTGTCGAAAATAACGGCCGTATTATTATTGCCAATGATACAGATGCCATGTTCGAACTCATGAACTTGGTTGCGCCAGAACATTTGGAAATTGCTATGGACAATGCTTATGATTACTTGGAAAAAGTGGAAAATGCTGGTTCCGTCTTTCTTGGTCACTTTACCAGCGAACCAATTGGCGACTACTATGCAGGTGCCAACCACGTTCTTCCGACGACAGCGACTAGCCGCTTTTCATCAGCTTTAGGCGTGCACGATTTTGTCAAACGTATCCAATATACGCAATATGATAAGGCAGCAGTCAATAAGGCTCAGCACGATATCACAACCTTGGCTTATGCGGAAGGCTTGCAGGCCCACGCCAAGGCAATTGAAGTCAGAAACGACAATAATTGAGAGAGTAGAGGAAGAAGTTATGAGACAAGCAGAAATTGAACGTAATACCTTTGAAACCAAAATTAAGTTAAGCCTCAATTTGGATGCTCAAGAACCAGTAGATATTCAAACAGGTGTCGGATTTTTTGACCACATGTTGACCTTGTTTGCCCGCCACGGTCGTATGTCTTTGGTGGTGAAGGCTGATGGTGACCTTTGGGTTGATAGTCACCACACCGTTGAAGATGTCGGTATTGTCCTTGGTCAAGCTCTTAAAGAGGCCTTGGGCGATAAAGCAGGGATCAACCGTTATGGAACGGCTTTTGTACCTATGGATGAAACCCTCGGAATGGCAAGTTTAGACTTGTCTGGACGTAGCTTCTTGGTCTTTGATGCTAGTTTTGATAATCCAAAATTGGGTAATTTTGACACAGAACTGGTTGAAGAATTTTTCCAAGCCTTGGCTTTCAATGTTCAGATGAATCTCCACCTCAAGATTCTCCACGGAAAAAACAATCACCACAAGTCAGAAAGTCTTTTCAAGGCAACAGGACGTGCCTTGCGTGAGGCAATCACAATCAATCCTGATATTCACGGCGTAAACTCGACAAAGGGGATGCTATGATTATCGTCATTGATTACGATGCGGGGAATACCGCAAATGTTCTACGTGCCCTTGAAAAAATCGGTGTGACTGCAGAATTGTCTGCTGACAAAGAAAAAATCCTAGCTGCAGATGGGTTGATTTTACCTGGTGTAGGTGCCTATCCAACGGCTATGGCAGAGCTTGAGCGAAGAGGCTTGGTAGCTGTTATCAAAGAGGCCGTCGCACAGGGAGTTCCCCTTTTGGGAATTTGTTTAGGCATGCAGATTTTAACACAAAAAGGACTGGAACATGAAGAAACAGATGGTCTTGGCTTTATTCCAGGTGTCTGCCGTCCTATTCCAGCCAGCAAGGAGCAACCTGTCCCACATATGGGGTGGAATGATTTGGCTGTTAAGCAAGCCAGCCCTTTGACAGATGGTTTAGATGGCCAAGCTGTCTACTTCGTTCACAGCTATTTCACAGATGTCCCTAGCCAATACATTGATGTTACCGCAGACTACAGTATTGAGGTGCCAGCCATGATTCATAAAGACAATGTTTATGGGGCTCAATTTCATCCTGAAAAATCAGGGGATATTGGCTTAGGTATTCTTGAAAAGTTTGCAGGGTTATGTAAAGCCTAGAAGCTAGTGAGAGCAAAGACTTTTTGTTAGAAAGGATGGTAGGGGAGATGCAAATTCTACCAGCAATTGATATTAAGGATGGACAGGCTGTTCGTCTCTTTAAAGGAGATTTCAACCAACAAACCGTTGTCAATCCAGATGTTATTGAGCAGGCAAAGACCTTTAAGAATGCGGGCATTCAATTTATTCATGTCGTCGACTTGGACGGTGCCCTTGATGGTCGTGCCACTAACCGTGACTTGATTGCAGAGGTCAAGAAGGTTTCTGGACTTGGCATCGAAGTTGGTGGCGGTATCCGTACTTTGGAGCAGATTCGTGACTATTTGGAAGTTGGCATCGACCGTATCATTATCGGTTCAATGGCCGTTAAAAATCCTGACTTCGTTCGAGCAGCTTTAGAGGAATTTGGTGCCGATAAAATTGTCGTAGGTATTGATGCCAAGGCAGGGTTTGTCGCTACTGAAGGCTGGTTGGAAACCAGCAATGTGGACTATATTACCTTGGCCAAGGAAATGGAAAAGATGGGCGTAACCCTCTTTGTCTATACTGATGTTGATCGAGATGGCACACTGACAGGACCCAATCTTGATCACTACAAACGTTTGGTATCTGAACTCACAACCGCCAAAGTCATCGCTTCCGGTGGGATTGCAGAAGTAGCCGACTTAGATCACCTACAAGAGATTGGTGTGGCAGGAACCATTGTCGGTAAAGCTTACTATAACGGCAATATCACATTAGACCAACTCAAGTCTTTCGGAGGTTAAGATGCTTAAAAAACGTATTATTCCTTGTTTGGATGTCAAGGACGGTCGTGTCGTTAAGGGGGTTAATTTTGTGAATCTGACAGATGTTGGTGATCCTGTTGATTCTGCACGTGCTTACTATGAGGCTGGCTGTGATGAACTCGTTTTCTTGGATATCACAGCGACTTCAGACAATCGTGAAACAACGGTTGACATGGTACGCCGCGTTGCCGATCAGGTCTTTATCCCCTTCACAGTTGGTGGTGGTATCCGTTCAGTTGAAGACATGAACAAGATGCTTAAAGCTGGTGCTGACAAGGTTGCGGTCAATTCCTCAGCCCTTGCCAACCCGCAACTAATCGCTGATTGTGCTCAAAAATTTGGGAACCAGTGTGTAGTGGCTGCGATTGATGCCAAAAAGATGGCTGATGGGAGCTGGCATGTTTTTGTGGCGGGTGGCCGTAAGGATACAGGTAGGGACCTCATCCAATGGGCTCAAGAAGTCGTCGCCTTGGGGGCTGGAGAAATTCTCTTAACCAGCATGGACAAGGACGGCACTAAGTCTGGTTTTGATTTGGAAATGCTAAATCGTGTGGCGGAAGTCGTTGATGTTCCGATCATCGCTTCTGGTGGCGCGGGAAATATTGAGGACATTGTAGAGGTCTTTGAAAAGACAACAGCGACTGGTGCACTGGCAGCCTCTATCTTCCACTTTGGTGAGGTAAATATAGGCGAAACCAAACAAGTCTTGGCAAATGCAGGAATTGAGGTGAGACGATGACAGAGGTTAAACTTGATTTTGACAAACAAGGAGGACTGGTACCAGTCATTGTGACCGATTTCAAGACGGGGCAGGTGCTCATGTTGGCCTATATGAATGAGGTGTCCTATCAGTTGACCCTAGAGACCAAACAAATGCATTACTGGAGCCGTTCTAGAAATGAGCTTTGGCATAAGGGAGCCACATCTGGTCATTTCCAACATGTTAAAAGCATTAAGACTGACTGTGATCAGGACACCTTGCTTATCGCCGTGGAACAAGAAGGAACAGCCTGCCATACAGGAGCCTACAGCTGTTTCTTTACGGATATATATGATGACAGACAAGACAGATAGGAGTAGCTATGTTAGAAACACTTTATAAGGAAGCCTTAGATCGTAAAAAGAATCCCAAAGAAGGGTCTTATACCAATTACCTTTTTGATAAGGGGCTAGACAAGATTCTTAAAAAGGTTGGCGAAGAAGCGACAGAAGTTGTGATTGGAGCCAAAAATGCTGATAAAGAAGAAATTGCCAACGAGACAGCAGACGTCCTCTATCACCTAGCCGTTATGCTCGTTGAAACAGGGGTTAGCCCTGAAGACGTTGAAGCCGTACTTAAAGCACGTCAGGGCAAGCAAAGCAATGTCCATGACCGAAAAGAAGTAACAGATTATTGAGGATTATCTCAACCGATTTGAACTAAGAGGAAAAGCCTGAAGTGATGATTCAGGCTTTTTTGCTAGAGGAATTCAAATCATTTTGTTCCTCTAACTACCATGAGAAAGCGCTTTAAAATGCTATAATAGGAGTGAAGAAAGCTCGTTTTATTTGAAGGATTTGGTGTGCTTATTTATACAAATCATTGAGGAAAGGAAGGATGTCCTATGAAGAAAAATACTCCTTATATCATAACTCTTTCTCGTTTAGCAATTCTCCTCCTTTGTTCTAGTCTTTTAGTTGGTTGTACAGGAGCACTTCCAAATGCTTACTCAAAAGCCAGGGAAAAAACGCAAAAAATCTTGGCTTATAATGGTTTTAAGGGAAAGGTCCAAGTTAAGAATATCAAAAAGGTGATTCTAGATAGTGTAGGCATTTATGTCGATTATACCTATTCAGAGGAAACCTACGACAATCAAAACATATCATTAGATTCAAAAATTACTTTTAATCTTGACTGGACAGTTAATGGTGAAGAATATAAGACTCCTGGCCTTTACTCGGAAACCTATTTACAACAAAAATCTGTAAAAAAAGAAGAGCAGCAACTCTTCAAGGAACTTAAGAAGCAATCTTTAGGCCTTGATATCGAAGATTTCTCCTTCAGAGATAATACACTGATAGATCAAGAGGCTGGTAATCGTCGAAAACATTTAGCCGAAGAAAACCGTAAAAATGGCAAGCATGATTTTTATGGGTATTATCAAATTCCTTATCAAACAATGATTGATGAACATATTGTTGCTATGTCAATAAGAGTAAGTGATACAGAAAATACTAGTAAGAAAGATTTAGAAGAGGCTGCAACTAAACTGGATGCTAGCAAGCTACCAGACGGAGAGTACGAATTTTATTTTTTCACAACTGATGAAGAAAATTCCGCTTACTATGACAATTCCGGATATATTGGCTATACCTTTAACATACAAGACGGTAAGGTTGTCCAAGATGAAGATGATTAGATGATACTTTGATTCCTGCGATAATCTCGCACTCCATACTGGCGGCATAGAGGTATAGGCTATAGCTTAGTGAAAATGTTAACCTCAAAACATGCAAAAACATCTCCAAAAACTAGTTGGAGATGTCTTTTTATCTTACAAATTCTTTTTCTTTTTAGCTTTTTTGGTTAGGGCAAGATCACAATTTTCAATACTTGAGATAAGGTGGTTAGTCAATTGGAAGTCATCCACTTGGGGATTCAAATCCACTTCGTAGACCAGCTGCATGGTCTCCCCCCCACCAGTGGTGTTAAGGGAAATCAGGTCGCATTCACTGGTGAAATTGAGCAAGGTTTTAGTGATTTTTTGATCAATCAAGTCTTGGTAGGAGACGTTAATGGTCAGGAGTCTACGACGTTGGTTGTCGGTACGACTTTGACGATTTTCCAAAAGAAGCCAAACAGCTAGAAGGAAAATGGTAAAGAGGACAGCCAGTAAGAGATAGCCGGTCCCAGATGCCAGACCAATAATCATGGCCATGAAGACAGCGATTAGTTCTCTAGAACCGCTGGTGGCAGAACGAAAACGAATGAGACTAAAGGTCCCTGCCACGGCAATAGAGGTCCCCAAACTACCATTGACAAGGAAGATAACTAGGGTCATCAAACATGGAAGTAGGGTCAAACTGATGACAAATTCTCTGGTGTAGAGGGTCCGGTATTTGTAAGTCCAGGTTAGGGCCAATCCTAAAACAAGGCTGACCAGTAAGGCCAGCATGAGTTGAAGGGGACTAGCGGTTGCGGTCGCATCATTAAAGATAGAATTGAAGAGATTAGACATAGGCAGCAGCTCCTTTTTCTTGTGCTGGACGTGGTCTGTAGTCTAGACCTTGAGACTTATGATAGGCACAGCTGTATTTTGAGAATTTCTGCTCTTCCAAACCATGTTTATCTAAGATAGCTTGAAGCCAGTCAGGCTTTTTGCCAGGTGCCTTGATTTCCATGATAATCGTATCTTCATCAAGAAGGGGAAAACCATGATTTCCCTTAAAGAGACTGACATCTTCATCACGGTA
Above is a window of Streptococcus salivarius DNA encoding:
- the hisD gene encoding histidinol dehydrogenase; this translates as MKRLTGTNKEIAELLYQEQLELSKENRDVESTVQAIIEDVKKRGDEALRDYSAKFDKVDLTDFEVGQDLIDQAFKEIDPEVYQALVNAKENIESYHKHQLEAGFEDQPSEGVIRGQLIRPINRVGVYVPGGTAAYPSSVLMNVIPAKIAGVKEIIMITPPQEHFVPAILVAAKLAGVDSIYQVGGAQGVAALAFGTETIPKVDKITGPGNIFVATAKKQVYGIVGIDMIAGPSEIGVIADSSANPTYVAADLLSQAEHDTRARAILVTDSEALADAVENEIERQLKLLPREAIARPSVENNGRIIIANDTDAMFELMNLVAPEHLEIAMDNAYDYLEKVENAGSVFLGHFTSEPIGDYYAGANHVLPTTATSRFSSALGVHDFVKRIQYTQYDKAAVNKAQHDITTLAYAEGLQAHAKAIEVRNDNN
- the hisB gene encoding imidazoleglycerol-phosphate dehydratase HisB, whose translation is MRQAEIERNTFETKIKLSLNLDAQEPVDIQTGVGFFDHMLTLFARHGRMSLVVKADGDLWVDSHHTVEDVGIVLGQALKEALGDKAGINRYGTAFVPMDETLGMASLDLSGRSFLVFDASFDNPKLGNFDTELVEEFFQALAFNVQMNLHLKILHGKNNHHKSESLFKATGRALREAITINPDIHGVNSTKGML
- the hisH gene encoding imidazole glycerol phosphate synthase subunit HisH; this translates as MIIVIDYDAGNTANVLRALEKIGVTAELSADKEKILAADGLILPGVGAYPTAMAELERRGLVAVIKEAVAQGVPLLGICLGMQILTQKGLEHEETDGLGFIPGVCRPIPASKEQPVPHMGWNDLAVKQASPLTDGLDGQAVYFVHSYFTDVPSQYIDVTADYSIEVPAMIHKDNVYGAQFHPEKSGDIGLGILEKFAGLCKA
- the hisA gene encoding 1-(5-phosphoribosyl)-5-[(5-phosphoribosylamino)methylideneamino]imidazole-4-carboxamide isomerase, which translates into the protein MQILPAIDIKDGQAVRLFKGDFNQQTVVNPDVIEQAKTFKNAGIQFIHVVDLDGALDGRATNRDLIAEVKKVSGLGIEVGGGIRTLEQIRDYLEVGIDRIIIGSMAVKNPDFVRAALEEFGADKIVVGIDAKAGFVATEGWLETSNVDYITLAKEMEKMGVTLFVYTDVDRDGTLTGPNLDHYKRLVSELTTAKVIASGGIAEVADLDHLQEIGVAGTIVGKAYYNGNITLDQLKSFGG
- the hisF gene encoding imidazole glycerol phosphate synthase subunit HisF, whose amino-acid sequence is MLKKRIIPCLDVKDGRVVKGVNFVNLTDVGDPVDSARAYYEAGCDELVFLDITATSDNRETTVDMVRRVADQVFIPFTVGGGIRSVEDMNKMLKAGADKVAVNSSALANPQLIADCAQKFGNQCVVAAIDAKKMADGSWHVFVAGGRKDTGRDLIQWAQEVVALGAGEILLTSMDKDGTKSGFDLEMLNRVAEVVDVPIIASGGAGNIEDIVEVFEKTTATGALAASIFHFGEVNIGETKQVLANAGIEVRR
- the hisI gene encoding phosphoribosyl-AMP cyclohydrolase, with amino-acid sequence MTEVKLDFDKQGGLVPVIVTDFKTGQVLMLAYMNEVSYQLTLETKQMHYWSRSRNELWHKGATSGHFQHVKSIKTDCDQDTLLIAVEQEGTACHTGAYSCFFTDIYDDRQDR
- the hisE gene encoding phosphoribosyl-ATP diphosphatase, with product MLETLYKEALDRKKNPKEGSYTNYLFDKGLDKILKKVGEEATEVVIGAKNADKEEIANETADVLYHLAVMLVETGVSPEDVEAVLKARQGKQSNVHDRKEVTDY
- a CDS encoding DUF4956 domain-containing protein, with protein sequence MSNLFNSIFNDATATASPLQLMLALLVSLVLGLALTWTYKYRTLYTREFVISLTLLPCLMTLVIFLVNGSLGTSIAVAGTFSLIRFRSATSGSRELIAVFMAMIIGLASGTGYLLLAVLFTIFLLAVWLLLENRQSRTDNQRRRLLTINVSYQDLIDQKITKTLLNFTSECDLISLNTTGGGETMQLVYEVDLNPQVDDFQLTNHLISSIENCDLALTKKAKKKKNL